The following proteins are encoded in a genomic region of Gimesia algae:
- a CDS encoding GNAT family N-acetyltransferase, whose product MQTNLIQKQHEACWTIKEDQDDTGFQSLQVDFYTLDPGHFHSLSVLYQSWVELFQKDPHSELNQHPDHVLRISPLLQNEHTSKSGHFMLCRKGNQSVAAAVLLPKSLSTKILRGIGPPRQIGGYILSGQRFLMSEDYQHDQAFHKFLLEATISFCSENAVRFLLLEDILIDDPLNQSLKHLSDHCLAYSHTGFQPRSLIQFPENPIEYWNKFRSKSRRKHRKLLRDNSELQLVRVTRPDQVAEFLESAHQISLNTWQTQRLGLRIKNDDKELEEMMFLALNGSLRSYLILDKNKPIAFKIGSQHRGVYHDLEFGFDLDYASISPGETLLLLILEDLIESDTPRTFDFGTGDAEYKQRYSSEMTQSRSVLLFPSSLRNKCLLRYLKSSCWIDQFSRKVLKSSGVYTALRQLSRYRKLGSR is encoded by the coding sequence ATGCAGACAAATCTGATACAGAAACAACATGAAGCATGCTGGACCATCAAAGAAGATCAGGACGACACTGGTTTTCAATCCCTGCAGGTTGACTTCTACACCTTGGATCCCGGTCATTTCCACTCACTATCTGTACTGTATCAGAGTTGGGTGGAACTGTTTCAAAAAGATCCTCATTCCGAACTCAATCAGCATCCCGATCATGTGCTCCGTATCTCTCCCCTGCTGCAGAATGAGCATACATCTAAGAGCGGTCACTTCATGCTATGTCGTAAAGGTAATCAATCTGTTGCAGCAGCGGTCCTGCTTCCCAAATCTTTAAGTACAAAAATACTGCGTGGAATCGGTCCCCCCCGACAGATAGGCGGATACATCCTGTCCGGCCAGAGATTTCTGATGTCAGAAGACTATCAGCATGACCAGGCATTCCATAAATTCCTGCTGGAAGCAACGATCTCTTTCTGTAGCGAAAACGCAGTCAGATTTTTATTACTGGAAGATATTCTGATCGATGATCCTCTAAATCAATCACTGAAACATCTTTCTGATCATTGTTTAGCCTATTCCCATACCGGTTTTCAGCCGCGAAGTCTGATTCAGTTTCCAGAGAATCCGATTGAGTATTGGAACAAGTTTCGTTCCAAATCGCGCCGAAAACATCGCAAATTATTACGCGATAATTCTGAGCTGCAACTGGTCCGCGTGACGCGTCCTGATCAGGTCGCGGAGTTTCTCGAATCAGCACACCAGATCTCTCTGAATACCTGGCAAACACAACGTCTGGGATTGCGAATTAAAAACGACGACAAAGAGCTGGAAGAAATGATGTTCCTGGCTTTGAATGGCTCATTACGTTCGTATCTCATCCTGGATAAAAACAAACCGATTGCGTTCAAGATAGGCAGCCAGCATCGAGGTGTTTACCACGATTTGGAATTTGGTTTCGATCTGGATTATGCCAGCATTTCCCCCGGAGAAACCTTGCTGTTACTGATCCTGGAAGACCTGATTGAATCCGACACACCCCGTACTTTTGATTTTGGAACTGGTGATGCGGAGTACAAACAACGCTACAGTTCCGAAATGACGCAAAGTCGATCGGTACTCCTGTTTCCTTCTTCGTTGAGGAATAAATGCTTACTCCGTTATCTGAAATCATCCTGCTGGATTGACCAGTTTTCCAGAAAGGTCCTTAAATCTTCCGGCGTCTATACCGCATTGCGTCAGTTATCACGGTATCGGAAGCTGGGCAGTCGCTAA